A segment of the Desulfuromonadaceae bacterium genome:
AACCGGAACCCCGCCGCGCCAGGCGTCCTCCAGCTGCTCGGTGCCGGAAGACCCGCCCCCCAGCCGCAAGGTAAAACGCAACTCACCGTCCTTCCGGGTGACGAAGTAGGCGTTCAGCTGGTCTCCAACGACGACCGTCATCTCGCCATCAGTATTGAGCAGTTCACTGGCGGCAATGATCCCCTCGCCTTTCTGCCCAACATCGAGAAAAACCCACTCAGCACCGATCTGCAACACCGTCGCCGCAATCTTTTGCCCCGGCTCAAGCCGGGCGGTGCCGGTGGCCAGGCTCGCAGCAAACAATGCCGCAAAATCTTCATCTTCGGTGTTTTCATCCATATCTTGCGGTTCTTCGTTCATCGTCATCGCCTCTCATTTATTCAGTTGATGCTCTTCGAGCACAGTCATGCATAGCTCGGCAAACGCTTGCGCTTCGCGCTTTGCGGAAAATCGTTCCGGGTTCGGTTGTGACAAACGCGCCCGCAACGCCGGTTCGTCAATCAGGCGTATGACGGCGGCGGTAAATTCTTTTGCGTCACGATAAAGCATGCCGTTGACACCCGCTGTGACGACTGCGGCGTTCCCTGAAATAGCGTGCGCCAGAATCGGGCGGCCAAGAGCCGCCGCTTCGACCAGCGCGTTCGGCAGCCCCTCACTGACAGAATTGTTGAGCACCACATCGGCCTGGCGCATCGCCGCAGGGATGGCTGCGGGGAGAATATTGCCGACATAGTGCGCCCAATGGCGCGCCGCCACGGCGGCAAGAAACTGTTCGCCATACCCTTTATCGAGGATCGGCCCACAAAACGCAACATGGAATGCGCGACGACATGCAAGCGGGTCACAGAGCTCAAGTAATGTGAGCACCCCTTTGACGGGACGAATCCCGGCCGGGCAGAGCAACAGGAGATCCGTCGCTGACAAACCGAGCTGGTCACGCAATGCGCAGGGAGCATCACCCAACACCACCCCTGGTGCCACATAACGCAGTCGCCGGGCGAATTCAGGATGATCTTGCGCCAGCGATTCGAGGTCGCGTTGATTCTTGATGACGATCAACCCAGCCCGCCGCAACACGTCCCTGATCACCGGCTCATGCTGCGGGTGCGCCAGTCCATCATGATAGTCGGTCCCGGTTAACAGCACCAGATAGGGCAATGTCGCCCCCGATTCCAGCCACGGCCGACCGGAACGATAGGCATGGAGCAGCAGCGCGAGATCGACGCCGCGCTCCAGTGCTACGCTTATTGCGGTCGGTTCAGCCGGGACAATTGTCACCGTGTGGCCAAGAGCCGTCACCCCCGCGCTTAACCGTTTTGCAGTGACCCGGTTGCCCGTTGTGCGCACTTGTGGAGGAACGACAATCAGCAGGTGCATCGGCAGGCTCCGAAAGTGGTCAGCTGGATCCCCCGTGTCGCAATTAATGCACGGATCGTCGGCGCAGTCAACGCCGCCAACTCGCGCTCCCGCGCCGGGCCGGAAAAAGGCTCATCATCGGCACTGTAGCCAGGGTGAGTCATCAGCTCCCAGGTTCCGGCAGGCAACTGTGTCAGCAACGTTTCCAGGCCCTGTGCAGTAAGACGATTGAGCCACGGCATCCCCCACAAACCATCCGGGAAATAAAGGTCCGGCTCTCTTCGCAGCGCCGCCAGTCCGGCAGCCAGCCGCCGGTAGGACGCCAGCTCAGCGCCGAGTTGCCCGGCAGGGTCGGTCTCGACCGGCTCCGCCGGAACCGGCAGGCGCAGCGCAGTAATCCCGGTCTCGCGCGCAACCGCGACGATGATCCCGGTCAGGGCCGGGCAGAGGAAACAGTGCTGGTGGG
Coding sequences within it:
- a CDS encoding glycosyltransferase family 4 protein produces the protein MHLLIVVPPQVRTTGNRVTAKRLSAGVTALGHTVTIVPAEPTAISVALERGVDLALLLHAYRSGRPWLESGATLPYLVLLTGTDYHDGLAHPQHEPVIRDVLRRAGLIVIKNQRDLESLAQDHPEFARRLRYVAPGVVLGDAPCALRDQLGLSATDLLLLCPAGIRPVKGVLTLLELCDPLACRRAFHVAFCGPILDKGYGEQFLAAVAARHWAHYVGNILPAAIPAAMRQADVVLNNSVSEGLPNALVEAAALGRPILAHAISGNAAVVTAGVNGMLYRDAKEFTAAVIRLIDEPALRARLSQPNPERFSAKREAQAFAELCMTVLEEHQLNK
- a CDS encoding ChbG/HpnK family deacetylase; amino-acid sequence: MNEIQLIVNADDLGNGQRRDRGIFRACTAGIVTSVSLLANGPTFVAATRESLTLGLPLGVHLNLSEGRALGGAIAGLTDAAGNFPGKQMLRTRLASGDFDRTAVRHELHSQIARVRDAGLHPDHLDTHQHCFLCPALTGIIVAVARETGITALRLPVPAEPVETDPAGQLGAELASYRRLAAGLAALRREPDLYFPDGLWGMPWLNRLTAQGLETLLTQLPAGTWELMTHPGYSADDEPFSGPARERELAALTAPTIRALIATRGIQLTTFGACRCTC